AGCGATGAATCGCCCGTCGCCAGGGAAGTTCTCACGGAACTTAAGGAAAACGCCAGGATTGCCGCAGAAGGCGAATATCCGCTCTGCCAGGATACGGGTCTCGCTGTCCTGTTCGTCGATATTGGTCAGGATGTCCACGTTGTGGGCGGGAACATCAAAGACGCCTTCAACGAAGGCGTGAGGCAGGCCTACAAAGACGGATATTTGCGAAAATCGTCCTGCGATCCCTTTACCAGAAAAAATACGGGGGACAACACCCCGGCCATCATCCACTACGATATTGTCCCCGGAGACAAAATCAAAATCATGGCCGTCCCGAAGGGCGGCGGGGCGGAGAACATGAGCCGCGTCCAGATGTTGACCCCTTCGGCGGGTGTCGAAGGGATAAAGGATTACATCGTCAACCGGATCAGGGAATCCGGTTCCAACCCCTGTCCGCCCGTAATTGTCGGCGTGGGGATCGGCGGAACGCTTGAGAGAACGGCCATCCTGGCCAAGAAGGCATTGCTGCGCAAGGTGGGTGAGCGCAACCCCGATCCCAAGATTGCCGCGATCGAACGGGAGGTGCTGGAGCTGATCAATAAACTCGGGACAGGACCTATGGGTTATGGCGGCACGACCACGGCGCTCGAGGTTTTCTTCGAGGTTGAACCCTGCCATATCGCCAGCCTCCCGCTGGCGGTGAATGTTCAGTGTCATCAAAACAGGCATAAGGAAGCAACTATCTAAGGGAGGAAGAGCATGGCAAACGAAATTCGGCTGAAAACACCCTTGACCGATGCAGATACTGATAAATTGAAAATAGGCGACAAGGTTCTTATTTCCGGCATTATCTACACGGGAAGGGATGCTGCCCACAAGCGGATGATCGAGCTTGTCAATGCGGGCAAGGAATTGCCTATCGACGTCAAGGGCCAGATAATCTACTACGTCGGTCCGACCCCGGC
This DNA window, taken from Syntrophales bacterium, encodes the following:
- a CDS encoding fumarate hydratase encodes the protein MRDINISEIVSTVKTLLIDANYHLGQDIVAAFDRGIASDESPVAREVLTELKENARIAAEGEYPLCQDTGLAVLFVDIGQDVHVVGGNIKDAFNEGVRQAYKDGYLRKSSCDPFTRKNTGDNTPAIIHYDIVPGDKIKIMAVPKGGGAENMSRVQMLTPSAGVEGIKDYIVNRIRESGSNPCPPVIVGVGIGGTLERTAILAKKALLRKVGERNPDPKIAAIEREVLELINKLGTGPMGYGGTTTALEVFFEVEPCHIASLPLAVNVQCHQNRHKEATI
- a CDS encoding fumarate hydratase C-terminal domain-containing protein yields the protein MANEIRLKTPLTDADTDKLKIGDKVLISGIIYTGRDAAHKRMIELVNAGKELPIDVKGQIIYYVGPTPA